The Methanobrevibacter millerae genomic interval TATTTTTTGATGAATATTTTACCAAATGACAATCCTTTTTGCAGATAAGAATCATATATTATATTAATAATATAATTTTTATATAACCCACAGGATTATCTTAAAAAACAGGGGAAAATAAAATGGAATCTGTAGACGATTTTACAAAGGAAGAATTGCTTGAAACGATTGAACTTTTAAAAGATGAAAACGAAAAGACCGTTGACGAGCTGATGGAGAAATTAAGAAGCATTGAAGGCGAACAGTTCAAGACCAGCATCTCCAATCGCCAGATGGAAGGCAAAATCAGAGAGCTTAAAGGCGAAATCAACTCATTTAAAAAGACCCCTTTAATCCTTGCAACGGTAACCGAAGTCTTTGATGACAAGCAGGTGGGAATCCAGGGCGCAGTGGGACATGAATTCCTGGTTACCTATCCAGGTTCAATTAAAAAGGAATCATTGGTACCCGGTGCAAGAGTAGCATTAAACCAGAAGAATTTAGGCGTAGTCCGCGTATTTCCACCTAAAAAAGACAGGAACGTAGCAGCAATGGAAATTGATGAAAAGCCTGAAACGACCTATGATGACATTGGAGGCCTTGACCCCCAAATCACAGAAGTAAAGGAGACTGTAGAGCTTCCGATTAAAAATCCTGAAATATTTAAAGAAATCGGAATCGATCCGCCAAAGGGAATACTTCTTTACGGACCTCCGGGAACAGGAAAAACCCTGCTTGCAAAAGCCGTGGCAAATGAAACCAATGCAACCTTCATAAAGATTGTAGCTTCCGAATTCGTGAACAAATACCTTGGT includes:
- a CDS encoding proteasome-activating nucleotidase, which encodes MESVDDFTKEELLETIELLKDENEKTVDELMEKLRSIEGEQFKTSISNRQMEGKIRELKGEINSFKKTPLILATVTEVFDDKQVGIQGAVGHEFLVTYPGSIKKESLVPGARVALNQKNLGVVRVFPPKKDRNVAAMEIDEKPETTYDDIGGLDPQITEVKETVELPIKNPEIFKEIGIDPPKGILLYGPPGTGKTLLAKAVANETNATFIKIVASEFVNKYLGEGSRIVRDVFELAKEKSPAIIFIDEIDAIGTKRVGSSEGADREVQRTLMQLLAELDGFESRGDVGIVAATNRPDILDEALLRPGRFDRAIAVPNPVKESRQKILEIHTAKMKIDEDIDFDEISEVTEGLSGADLKAVCTEAGMFAIRAERKQVIAKDFLDAIDKIMSDIKIS